The nucleotide window CTTCGCGATGCGCTATCCTCCGAAGCTGAAAGCGGGCCGCCGGATCGACGGGCTGGTTGCCAATATTGATATCGGGCCGACCCTGCTGGAGCTGGCGGGGGCGAAAACGCCGAAAACCATGCAGGGCGAGTCTTTTGTTCCGGTGATGGACGGCAAGGCTGTCGGGCGCACCGATCCGTTCTTCTATGAATACTTCCAGGAAAAATATGCGCCCGCGATTCCCACCATGCTGGCGATCCGGACGCCGGACTGGAAGTATGTCCACTATCCCTACGAGGACGAATCCATCGGTAATTTCGGCGAACTCTACCATCTGGCGAAAGATCCGAAAGAACTTCAGAACCGAATTCATTCACCCGAAGCTGCGGTGCAACTGAAGAAAATGCAGCGGCTGCTGGAGCGTGCTAAAGAACAGTACGAATACACCCCGCCTCCGTATAAATATGAACCCCCGGTTGGGGAATAATAGTTGTTGGTTGTTAGTTGATGGGGTTGCGGCGCAGCCGCTCTGGAGCAACAGTGCTTAACAGCAACCTAAATTTCAGCATTTTTCACGGCGGAGTTAGCAGCGATGAGCAACTTTCTCATGACCGCCGTAAGCGCGACCATTTTTGGGCGGTGGTTTTCATTTACCAGACGCTGGTAGAACTCGCGAAGAACTGGGTTGTATGTCCTGGCATTCATGGCAGCCATGTACAGGCAGGAACGCAACCTTCGGCGCCCGCCACAGACATGCCGCCTGCCGGACTTGCCCCCGCTGTCCCGGTTGAAGGGGGCGAGTCCCGCCAGCGACGCGATTTCCCTGCGCGAAAGCGTGCCGATCTCAGGGAGGTGGGCGAGCAGGGTCACCGCATTGACGATGCCCAGGCCTTTGATGGACTGGATACACTTGGCCTTCTGCGTCATGGTTGCGTCTTCGGCAAGGGTATCTTTGATTTTCGCTTCGATTTTCTCGAGCTGCTTTTCAAGCCACTTGAGATGCTGCTTGATCAGTCTGACCATCTCCGGCTCGTCGGCAGTTCCCAAGCGGTTCTTCTCGGCCGTATGCATGTCGCTCAGGTGCACCCTTCGATCAACGAGGGCGGTGAGCCTGCGCTGCGTCGCCGAAGGCTTCTCGGAGGGCTTGGGGTCGGTGTGCGACGCGAAGTCGCGGATCATCCGCGCGTCGATCGGATCGGTCTTGGCGATCTGCCCCATGCCCAGCGCGAAGTGCCGGACGCGCGACGGGTTCACGATGCTCGCGGTGCCGCTGGCGGCCATCACCATCCAGGCGGCCATGCGTTCGTAGCCGCCCGTGGACTCGAAGACATAGTGGGCGCTGCCCGCCCAGTTCATCAGCGCCGTGGCACCCTCGCAGGTGTTGTCGAAGCGACGCGCTGTTTTTCCGTTGAAGGCATCCAGATGCTTCTTGGAAACATCGACGCCACAGTATACTTTTTCCTTGTTCATATTTGCTCCTACTTGCTAATGCGAGCTCGCTCGTACGGCTCATGCAACAGTTCGAGTTCAATATGGCAACCATCCGGCGGATCCGGGCTCCAGAACGTTCGCCAAAGGCGAACCAGTGCGGCACGATCTCACCGGACGGGAACCTCTCCCGGCTGGCCGGCCGGGGGAGGCACTCCTCTACGAGGATTGCACAACCCCTTTCACGGGAAAAAGGATTTCTCCGACGTTATAGAAATTCATTCTCAAAATCCTTTTTCCCTACCTGTTTTGAGTTGGTTGGAGAAACATACAAGTGCGGTGACGGCGTCACCGCTTTGGTCGCAACGAATGAATGGAAAGCAACGAATTGTAATGAATATTGTAAAATGGATCGCAGGAGTTTTTGTAATGGCAGCTTCACTGACAGGAGCAGGGGAGACGGTTCAACCGCTGGAACGGGTTGCGGTGAAGCCGGGGATCAGCGGGGCGCAGTTTGTGCTGAAACGTTCCGGCAAGCCGTTTTATGTAAAGGGATTCAATTATATCCGTCTGGAGCCGGGGCATTCCACCTTTGACGCGGCGACCGATTCTACAGAAGCCCACTATGAGCCGGAGCGTGCGGAGGAAATGTTCCAGACTTTGGAAAAGCATGGCTACAACACGGTTCGCGTTTTCCTGATCGGTCGCAGCAAAGCCAACCCCGGTGTCGGCGGAAACTATGACACCACGCAGGGGAACTATGAGCCGTACATGGATAATGTGCTCGATTTCCTGCGTCGGGCGACCCGTCACAATATTCGCGTGTTTCCCACCTTTGGTGACGGCGGCCTGCCGATGAATGCCTATTACTACGATCGATTTAAGGGCCGTAAGCTCAACAAGAATACTCTGTTTCTCACGAAGGAGGGGATCGAGGCACGCATCGAGTTCATCGCGTCCTTCCTGTCGTATGTGAAAAAGAACGATCCGAACCTCCTGCCGACCCTGTTGGGGCTGCAGTGCCAGAACGAAGCGTATATGAAGGCCGATGCCTGGCCGTTTTCTGAAACGAAGGGGCCGTTTAAGGCGGCCAATGGCAAACGATACGATCTTTCAGATACGAAGGAGCGCCATGCGCTGATGGATGAAGGATATCAATATTACCACAAGCGGATCATGAAGGCGGTGAAAGCCATCGACCCCGACATGCTGGTGGCCGAAGGCGTTTTTGTTCCGCGGGCGGTCGGTAAAGATTATGAAGAAGATGCCGGTCTTTGGCCCGGCCGCTTCAAGGATGAGCGTTATCCGCCCACACTGACGGCGCTGGGTGATGGTCCGCTCGATTTTCTCGATGTGCATTTTTATCGGGCCAATACCAAGGAGTCGGTGGACCGGGCCTTTGAAAACAACCTGGCTTCCACCGGATTGTTTGCCAAAGAGATGAAGGGGATCCGGATAAAGAAACCGGTCATCATCGGCGAGTTCGGTGCATTTGATCATGTCGAAAAAACCTTCGAGGAAGCGGTCGATAACATGGTGACCGTTCGCGACCTGGCGCAGAAAGAAAGGGTCAACGGCATGCTTTTCTGGACCTACGATTGTCTTGAGCAGAAGAGGCTCTGGCATGCGACCGACAACTGGGATCTGTTTTTCGAAAAGATGGGGACGTTTGAGTAGCGTCCGCACTGAATCAACAAAACTGGATGAACCACGAAATACACCAAAATAGAACAGGACGGAGATTGTTTCTTGCCGGCACAATCACCTGCCTATATGGGCTTGTTGAACAGTAAAAAATGGAGGGTCGGCGGCCCGACGACTTACGCACGCAAGGCCTCTCGTTACGGGCTTTTCACCGGTGTAGGCACGGGGCCCGTGCCCCTCCACACTCGAATAGAAGCTTTTTCAGCAGTCAGGGCCTGTCTGTCTGCGGCTGATATCAGGATGGAGTATTTACCACAGAGTACACTGAGACACAGAGTAGGGGCCCTTGTGCACTCTGTGGTGAAAAAATATAACTATGTATGAAAGGTGCCGTATTATGATGAGAAGAATTTGGTTTGTTGTTTTTTGTGCACTGGCGGTTTCGGTCTCTGCCGCCATTAAAACCGGTCCGCTCTTTACTGACAATATGGTGCTGCAGCGTGGGAAACCGGTTGTCATCTGGGGCACCGCCGAGCCCGGGGAAAAAGTAATGGTTGAATTTGCCCCTTCGGCAGGCTCAGGACAGGCGGGGCAGAAAAAGTCGGCCGTCACGGATTCTTCCAGGCATTGGGAAATCACCCTAGCCCCCATGCCAGCCTCTTCCAGCCCTTGGAACATGTTGATCCAGTCATCCAATAATCCAACCATCCAATACTCCAATCTCCTCGTCGGTGAGGTCTGGTTCGCGGGCGGACAGTCGAATATGCGCTGGGCGCTGTGGAATACAGACGGTGCGGCGGATCTGTTTCAGTCGGGTGGAGCGGACATAGAAGGCCTGCGCCTCTTTGCTATGCCGGAAGTTATGAATGAGCTGGATGCCGATCTTCCGATCAAAGGATGGCAGAAATCCACGAAGGAAAACGCGACCGACTTTTCTGCAGTAACGTGGTACTTCGGGCGCGCGCTCAAGGAAAAGTTTAAGGATGTGCCGGTCGGGCTGATCATGTCGGCCCGCGGCGGTACGCCGGCCGAGGCGTGGATGGATCCAGCGTTCTCCACCGACTGCAAGCCGTTTTCCGAGTATGCCGACTGGTGCGATCAGGAATACCGTGCGAAATTTGACAGCTTTGATTCATACAAGGCGGCCTACATTCAGTACAAAGCGGATTGGAAGGCGTTTGTGCATAAAAAGAGCACGAAGAAGCCGGTCGAACCGATGGGCCCTTATCACGCGCACCGGGCAGGTGGGCTGTATGGGACCATGATCGCACCGCTCCTACCGTACTCCGTGCGCGGGGTGCTTTGGTATCAGGGCGAAAGCAATATGTGGCGGGCCTACGACTACCGCGATGTGCTCGAAACGCTGGTTGCTAACTGGCGGCGCGATTTTAAGGATCCGGTGCTGCCGTTTCTGGTCGTGCAGTTGCCGGGCTTCGGCTGCGGCGGTGCGGAGCATCTCGTCTGGGCGGTCGTGCGTGATTCTCAAGCCGCTGTTGCCAAAGCCGATCCGAACGTCGGCGTAATCCCGATTCCTGTGCTGGGCGATCAAAAGGATATCCATCCGCGCAACAAACGCCCGGTCGGTGAGCGGCTGGCGCTCTACGCCCGCGGGGCGGTCTATGGAGAAAAGATACCGTTTGCCGGGCCCTCCCTTGAGTCGGTCCACTTCAGTGGCGGTAAAGCGGTTGTTTCACTGAAAAACGCCGAAGGGCTGGAACAGAAGGGCGACGTGATTCACGGGTTCACCCTTGCCGGTACGGATGAGCAGTTTGTGCCTGCTGTGGCGGAGCTGAAAAAGGGAAAACTGGTGATCCACAGCCCGGAGGTAAACGAGCCGGTTGCCGTGCGCTACCTCTGGTCCAACTGGATCGACCCGGCAGATGTTAACCTCTTCAACAAGGCCGGCCTGCCGCTCGCTCCGTTCCGGACGGATGGTTTTAAGGTGGTCACTCAGAAATAAACGGACAGATTGGTGTTTTTTGACATGATTTGTTTGGTAGGGATGGTTCGATGAACGGTCCGCCCGGAGAAGGGTGGTGCATCGGCCGGGCGGGGGAACGGCGGCGGGTTCATCGAACCAGCCCTGCCTCGACTTCTGCTTTCCTGTGGGGCATGGCAAGCTCTCCTCAGCTCTCCCTGCCTGATGTCCGGCGGAAAAGAAAATAAATTGGAAAATGAAATTGAACTGTAATATATAATATGACAGATTGTATTTCATATAGGGCGGGTTATCGCTCGAACAGGCATTTATAACCAGGGATCCAATGAATATTAAGCTCATAAATTTAGTAGTGATAAGTGGCGTACTGGCTGCTTGTGCGCCGATGGAACCGACTGAATCGGTTAAGCCGAAGGTGACGGAGGCCGCGGAGCCGGTGCGTGATGCCGGGCTGGGGGTCTGGTATGGGCCGGCGTCGCTCAATACGGTGACGCGCGGGATCCGTGATGATTTCCTGGAGCAGTTTACGGATACCGCCAACTGGCCGACGGTGTATGGTGAAACAGCGGTGTTTAAACAGTTTATTGAATCGCTCGGTGGTGAGAAGTACAGCGATGAGGAGCTGAAACAGCTGGCGACCTTTACCCGCGAAGCCGGGCTGAAGTGTGCCTTTGAGATCGGCGCGTTGCGCTGGGATCCTAAATTATACGGTGAAGGCAGCGGCGTAGCGTATGCTGCGCAGGAAATTAAGGTGCTGCAACGCTGGGTGAAAGCCGGCGGAACGGTTGATTATCTAAGCACGGACCATGCCGTAATGTGGAATGTGGGGCTCTGCCTGCAGGGCGCGAAGCCGATGGCTTCATATGTTAAAGATCCTGACTGGCGCGTGGTCATGGATGAGGTGGTTGATTCGCTCGCCATGATCCATGAGGAATTTCCCGCGGCTAAAATCGGCATGATTGAATCGCTTGGTTATTTTTCAGTGGGCGATACCTATACGACGACCGACCCCGGTTGCATCTATCCGATCGACATGGAGGAATTTCTCGCCACTGCGCAACAGAAACTGGGCGAGCGCGGGGTGGAGCTGGATCACCTGCACATTGATTTCAGTTATCAGGATTGCCGTTACGATGGGCGCAATGAAAAGCGGCTGGACTTCGGGCGCATCATGGCCGCAGAGGCGATTGTGAAATCGCTGGGCCTCGACAGCGGGATCATCATTAATGCCTTCGACGACTTTTCCTATGTCGGCTCCAACACGGTGCAGGAAAAGGAAAAGGCACAGAATGCGGCCGAGCGCAGTGCCTCCGCCGTGGATAACACCCTGGAATATTTTGATGGATATGTCGCCGCAGGCGGCAACCCCGATACCTGGATCTTCCAGCGCTGGCAACCCTATCCTGATGTGACCGGTCCCGAGACCGTCCGTGATACGGATATGGGCGTGGCGCGTTTGCTGGTGAACAAATTGAAAGCACGGTCAAAGGTCGGAACGTCCAAGGTCGAAGGTCCGTAGTATTGGACGACTTTAGACGTTTAAACTTTCGACTTTCGACTCGAAAACGAAGTTTGAGAAAAAAGGAATAGAATCATGGCTGACAGTGGAACATTAACGGAAATAATTCCTGCCGAATTTGGCGGGGCATCGGAAAAAATCCCCTTCGAATACAAGGCGGATGGAAAAGAGCTGTGCATTGCGACACCGGAGCCGGATCGTACGCTGCATAACATGCTCTACAATCCGAACTACCTGACCATGCTCGATCAGGGCAACTGCGGCATGGCCAAGCATATGTCGCCGGCGGGGCGTAACTGCAAGATTGTGCAGAACGACCGCTTCGTCTATGTGCGTGATGCGGAGAGCGGGGAATATTTTTCGATTGGTTTTGCGCCGGTCTATAAAGACTACGACCGCTACGAATGCCGCAACGGGCAGAACTACCAGGTGGTCGAAAATGTGACCGACGGTATTGAAGCCGTTTGGCGAATCTATGTGCCGGCCGGTGAAGATCCGGTGGAAGTGTGGGATGTGCGGCTGCGCAACACGGGTGACAGCGCCCGCAAAATGCAGCTGTTTACTTATGTGCCGATGAATTGCGACGGCGAAGATCTTTATTGTGGCGAGCTGCACCGTATAGCTGAATATCTGCCTGAGCAACGAGCGCTCTTTGTCTGCATGGATGCCCCTCGCTATCTGGAAGGGGTCGACCTTCCGTGGCATAATGGTTTCCTGGCGATCAACCGAAAACCCGATGGGTGGGATGCGAGCCTCGGTGCCGTGATTGGCCCACGTCGTACCACGCAGAACCCGTTGGCGGTGGAGCAGGGTGCATGTTCCAATTCCAAATGTGCGATGTTCAGCCCGGTTGGCACCATGCAGGTCGATATGAATCTGGCTGCGGGGGCGCAGGATGAAGTCCGCTTTATGATCGGTGCCTGCGATGCGGTGCCGATGATTGACGCGTTGACCTCAAAATATCTCTCGTCCGGTTCATTGGAATCCGACGTTCATTTTGACGCGCTGTTGACGACGGAAAATAAGCGAGCGGCCAATCTTCAGGTGAAAACCCCGGATGATGTGCTGAACAACATGGTCAATGTCTGGAGTCCGAAGCAGATTGACTACGGTGTGGTCTGGACCCGCTGGGGCTTTAAAGGCTATCGAGATATTATCCAGCAGTGCCAGGGCGCGGTGATCCAGCAACCGGAAGCGGCGCTGGAACAGTTGTTGAAAGCCTGCGCGCATCAGTATGAATCTGGTTTCGGCCTGCGCGGCTGGCATCCGATTGATGATCTGCGCTATGCCGACAGCTCGCAGTGGATGATTGGTGCCTTCTCTGAATACCTCGCTGAAACCGGCGATTTTGAAACGCTGGAAAAGGTGGTGCCGTTTTTTGATCAGGGCGAGGCCTCGGTTTATGAACATTTGCGCCGCTCGCTCAAGCGTCTGCGTGCAGACCGTGGAGCGCATGACCTGAATCTAGTGTTCTATGGGGACTGGAACGATTCGCTGACCGGTGTCTGCCGCGAAGGGCGCGGCGAGAGCGTATGGCTTTCGATGGCTTTTTGTCGCAGTTGCCTGATTCTAGCGGATATTGCGGAATACATCGGTAAAGCTGATGATGCCACCGAATATCGCCTGTGGCAGAAAGAGATGGCCGCGGCCATTAACGAACATGCCTGGGACGGCAACTGGTATATCTGCGCGCTCGATGATGATGCGAATGCGATCGGTTCGCAGCAGAACGATGAAGGAAAGATTTTCCTTAACATGCAGAGCTGGGCGCAGCTTGGAAAAGTGGTGCCGGAAGATCGCTGGGAGCAGAGCTGGAACAGTGTCGGGCAAATGCTCGATTCCGGTTGGGGGCTGATGCTCAACTGGCCGGCCTACACCAAGTATGTGCAGAACGTCGGGCGTCTGAGTTCCATCCGTCCGGGTGCGGCGGAAAATGCCAGCGTTTATACGCACGGTAACGCCTTTATGCTGCTGGCGCTGCTGGAACGCGGCATGGCCGATGAAGCCTACGAGCTGTGGCAGGCGGTTCAGCCGGGCAATCCGGAGCGCCCGGTGCTCAACCAACCGAATGTCTTCTTCAATGGCTACTACGGCCCCGACAGCGAAAACCGTGTGGGCATGGGCGAACACTCCTGGACGACGGGTTCCGTGCCGTGGATGTATCAGTGTGTCACCGAGCACATGCTCGGCGTGCGCCGCACACTCGGCGGTTTGGTGATTAAGCCCTGCATGCCGTCGGCGTGGGAAGAGGCTTCTGTGAATCGGACCTACCGTGGAACCACGTATGACATCCGCATCAGCAATCCCGGTAAAAAAGCCGGTGCCGCTGTCGCATCCATCAGTGTTGATGGAGCGGCGCACGATGCGGTTCAGGCCCTTCCGGTTGATGGCGCAACCCATTCCGTAGTGGTGGTGCTGGAAGGCTGATTGTCGGCAAATGTTGGGAATAAGGGAGTGAGCTGCAGCAATGGTGTTGCAGTTCATTCTTTTTAGTAATTAGCAGATTTTCTAGATTGAGGGCTAAATAGGTTTTCAGCTTTAGATGAGGGGTTTATGAAAAGGTCAAAATGGATCTGGTGTGCGCACAATGCGCTTCGTGAATACAATCAAACCGTGCTCTTTAAAAAGGAGTTCGAGGTAACCAGAACCGATGGAGCGCTGCTGCAGATTACGGCCGACAGCTGGTATCGGGTTTCGGTGAACGGCAAGTGGATTCACGACGGACCGGCGCGTGCCTATCCAGACCATTATCAGTATGACGAGCACGATATTTCCGCCGCGCTCAAAAAAGGAAAAAACAAGATCGAAGTGATCGCCCGCTATTTCGGGATCGGTACCTTCCATCAGATTCCTCAGGTAGCCGGACTGCGCGCTGCCCTGCTGGTCGATGGCCAGATGATCGGAACCGACTCCAGCTGGCAGGCTGCACCGTCGCATGCCTGGCAGCAGTGGACGCCGAAGATCTCGATCCAGATGGAGCCGTTCGAGGAATATGATGCCCGTCTCGAAAAAGTGCTCGACTGGCAGCCCGCCGTCGAAGTGAAGCGTCCCGGAAAGCTGGTGCAGCGCAACACCGGCCTGCTGACCCAAAAGCCGCGCCGCCCAGTCGGCGAGCCGACCGCTACCCGCGTCAAAAAGAGCGCGCCGCACTGGTGCGTTCCCGTAGCACAACTGGCGCACGGCGAAATGATCGAAGCGAATTTTTATACCAGCCGTCCTGTGGTGCTTGGTTCCGTTCTTACGGTCCGGAAAAAACAGCAGTTTGATTTCAGTTCCATGGAGTGGAAGGTGTCGGTAAGCGGTCGCTTGCTTAAAACCGGCAAGGTTACGCTGAAGCCCGGCAAGCATGAGATCCGCTTTTTCTGCAACAGCTTTTACGGCCACAATAAGGAACTTGCCTTTCCGTGGTTGAACCTCAAGGGCTGGGGCGAGTGGTCGGTTGAGCTGGCCTCCGCCTGCCTGTTCCTCGATAACGACCGCCGCTGGTTTGCCAGCTTTGAACATGCAGAAGCCAAAAAGGCTGAACGGCGCTGGCAGAAGGCCATCGAGCAATATCCTAAAGGCTTCAGTACGCTGGACCGGTCCATAGAGCAGGTCTTTATGGAGGATCCAGCTGCGCAGTTTACCGCACGTACAGAGGTAGGGATGGCTCGCCGAGCCGTCCGCTCTGCAGCAGGCGGCGCTCTCGGCGATAGCGCCGTACCTGTTACGGTCACGCCTTCGCCTAAAGGTGATGCGGAACTCTGCTTCGACTTTGGCGAGCAGACCTGTGGCTATTTTGAATTTACAATCAAGGCAGACGAAGGTGTGATTGTTGACCTTAACGCGGTGGAATACATTACACCGGATGGAACGATTCAGCACACGCTTCCGTTCAACCGCAACGGCATGCGTTACATCACGAAAAAGGGCGTCAACCGCTTTACGTCGCTCAAACGCCGCTCAGGGCAGTATCTGTTTGTGACAATCCGTAACGCGAAGGCACCGGTCGAAATTAAGTCGGTGCGCATCATTGAGTCGACCGCTCCGGTTTCTCCGGTTGAAATGTTCAAATCGAGCGATCCGTCGTTAAATAAAATCTGGAGCATGTCCGAGCGCACGCTGCAGCTCTGCATGGAGGACACGTTTACCGACTGCCCGCTTTATGAACAGACGCTCTGGATCGGCGATGCCCGAAATGAAGCACTCTATGCCTTTGCGGCGTATGGCAACTACGATGTTTCTGCACGCAGCCTTGAACTCGGTGCGCAGTCGCTTGATCAGTTTCCGATGGTTGGTTGCCAGGTTCCGTCATCGTGGGACTGTCAGCTTCCGGCCTGGAGCTTTCTGTGGGGTATGCAGGTTTGGGAACACTATTTCCATACCGGCGATAAGCGCTTTCTGAAAAAACTGTGGTCCGCTGTTCTCAAAAATCTGGACGGGGCGGAGCAGTACAAAGATAAATACGGTCTCTTCAGCGGGCCGCTGTGGAACCTGCTCGAATGGGCGCCGATTGATCACGATAACGAAACGGTGCTGCACAACAGCATGCTATTGGTCGGTGCATTGCAGGCTGCGGAAAACTGCGCGGACGTGCTGGGTGAAAATGCAACTCAGAAAAAACTTAAAACCCGCCGCAACAGACTCATCCGCGCGATCAATGCCCAGTGGAATGAGGAGAAAGGGAGCTATCCGGATGCCCTGCTCGACACTACCGGAAAAGCGAGCGTCAAGACCTGCCAGCACACCTCTATGCTTTCAATTATGTGTGATGTGGCTACGCCCCGCATTCAGAAGTCCGCACTCAACAACCTGCTCAACTCGCCGAAAGGCATGACCACCATCGGTTCGCCATTCGCCATGCAGTTTATGTATGAAGCACTGGAAAAGGCGGGGGAATATGACGCATTGTTGGACTCCATCCGCACCA belongs to Pontiella desulfatans and includes:
- a CDS encoding IS110 family RNA-guided transposase is translated as MNKEKVYCGVDVSKKHLDAFNGKTARRFDNTCEGATALMNWAGSAHYVFESTGGYERMAAWMVMAASGTASIVNPSRVRHFALGMGQIAKTDPIDARMIRDFASHTDPKPSEKPSATQRRLTALVDRRVHLSDMHTAEKNRLGTADEPEMVRLIKQHLKWLEKQLEKIEAKIKDTLAEDATMTQKAKCIQSIKGLGIVNAVTLLAHLPEIGTLSRREIASLAGLAPFNRDSGGKSGRRHVCGGRRRLRSCLYMAAMNARTYNPVLREFYQRLVNENHRPKMVALTAVMRKLLIAANSAVKNAEI
- a CDS encoding GH36-type glycosyl hydrolase domain-containing protein produces the protein MADSGTLTEIIPAEFGGASEKIPFEYKADGKELCIATPEPDRTLHNMLYNPNYLTMLDQGNCGMAKHMSPAGRNCKIVQNDRFVYVRDAESGEYFSIGFAPVYKDYDRYECRNGQNYQVVENVTDGIEAVWRIYVPAGEDPVEVWDVRLRNTGDSARKMQLFTYVPMNCDGEDLYCGELHRIAEYLPEQRALFVCMDAPRYLEGVDLPWHNGFLAINRKPDGWDASLGAVIGPRRTTQNPLAVEQGACSNSKCAMFSPVGTMQVDMNLAAGAQDEVRFMIGACDAVPMIDALTSKYLSSGSLESDVHFDALLTTENKRAANLQVKTPDDVLNNMVNVWSPKQIDYGVVWTRWGFKGYRDIIQQCQGAVIQQPEAALEQLLKACAHQYESGFGLRGWHPIDDLRYADSSQWMIGAFSEYLAETGDFETLEKVVPFFDQGEASVYEHLRRSLKRLRADRGAHDLNLVFYGDWNDSLTGVCREGRGESVWLSMAFCRSCLILADIAEYIGKADDATEYRLWQKEMAAAINEHAWDGNWYICALDDDANAIGSQQNDEGKIFLNMQSWAQLGKVVPEDRWEQSWNSVGQMLDSGWGLMLNWPAYTKYVQNVGRLSSIRPGAAENASVYTHGNAFMLLALLERGMADEAYELWQAVQPGNPERPVLNQPNVFFNGYYGPDSENRVGMGEHSWTTGSVPWMYQCVTEHMLGVRRTLGGLVIKPCMPSAWEEASVNRTYRGTTYDIRISNPGKKAGAAVASISVDGAAHDAVQALPVDGATHSVVVVLEG
- a CDS encoding sialate O-acetylesterase, which gives rise to MMRRIWFVVFCALAVSVSAAIKTGPLFTDNMVLQRGKPVVIWGTAEPGEKVMVEFAPSAGSGQAGQKKSAVTDSSRHWEITLAPMPASSSPWNMLIQSSNNPTIQYSNLLVGEVWFAGGQSNMRWALWNTDGAADLFQSGGADIEGLRLFAMPEVMNELDADLPIKGWQKSTKENATDFSAVTWYFGRALKEKFKDVPVGLIMSARGGTPAEAWMDPAFSTDCKPFSEYADWCDQEYRAKFDSFDSYKAAYIQYKADWKAFVHKKSTKKPVEPMGPYHAHRAGGLYGTMIAPLLPYSVRGVLWYQGESNMWRAYDYRDVLETLVANWRRDFKDPVLPFLVVQLPGFGCGGAEHLVWAVVRDSQAAVAKADPNVGVIPIPVLGDQKDIHPRNKRPVGERLALYARGAVYGEKIPFAGPSLESVHFSGGKAVVSLKNAEGLEQKGDVIHGFTLAGTDEQFVPAVAELKKGKLVIHSPEVNEPVAVRYLWSNWIDPADVNLFNKAGLPLAPFRTDGFKVVTQK
- a CDS encoding family 78 glycoside hydrolase catalytic domain, giving the protein MKRSKWIWCAHNALREYNQTVLFKKEFEVTRTDGALLQITADSWYRVSVNGKWIHDGPARAYPDHYQYDEHDISAALKKGKNKIEVIARYFGIGTFHQIPQVAGLRAALLVDGQMIGTDSSWQAAPSHAWQQWTPKISIQMEPFEEYDARLEKVLDWQPAVEVKRPGKLVQRNTGLLTQKPRRPVGEPTATRVKKSAPHWCVPVAQLAHGEMIEANFYTSRPVVLGSVLTVRKKQQFDFSSMEWKVSVSGRLLKTGKVTLKPGKHEIRFFCNSFYGHNKELAFPWLNLKGWGEWSVELASACLFLDNDRRWFASFEHAEAKKAERRWQKAIEQYPKGFSTLDRSIEQVFMEDPAAQFTARTEVGMARRAVRSAAGGALGDSAVPVTVTPSPKGDAELCFDFGEQTCGYFEFTIKADEGVIVDLNAVEYITPDGTIQHTLPFNRNGMRYITKKGVNRFTSLKRRSGQYLFVTIRNAKAPVEIKSVRIIESTAPVSPVEMFKSSDPSLNKIWSMSERTLQLCMEDTFTDCPLYEQTLWIGDARNEALYAFAAYGNYDVSARSLELGAQSLDQFPMVGCQVPSSWDCQLPAWSFLWGMQVWEHYFHTGDKRFLKKLWSAVLKNLDGAEQYKDKYGLFSGPLWNLLEWAPIDHDNETVLHNSMLLVGALQAAENCADVLGENATQKKLKTRRNRLIRAINAQWNEEKGSYPDALLDTTGKASVKTCQHTSMLSIMCDVATPRIQKSALNNLLNSPKGMTTIGSPFAMQFMYEALEKAGEYDALLDSIRTKFQPMIDVGASTVWEMFAGSDFDTLGFPTRSHCHAWASSPIWFLTRIVLGIRQTDAGGKAFEISPWISGLKHASGAMATPKGPVHVDWRIKGKKLQITIAAPTGAKVEFIRNASMKGLCVIPAE
- a CDS encoding glycoside hydrolase 5 family protein is translated as MAASLTGAGETVQPLERVAVKPGISGAQFVLKRSGKPFYVKGFNYIRLEPGHSTFDAATDSTEAHYEPERAEEMFQTLEKHGYNTVRVFLIGRSKANPGVGGNYDTTQGNYEPYMDNVLDFLRRATRHNIRVFPTFGDGGLPMNAYYYDRFKGRKLNKNTLFLTKEGIEARIEFIASFLSYVKKNDPNLLPTLLGLQCQNEAYMKADAWPFSETKGPFKAANGKRYDLSDTKERHALMDEGYQYYHKRIMKAVKAIDPDMLVAEGVFVPRAVGKDYEEDAGLWPGRFKDERYPPTLTALGDGPLDFLDVHFYRANTKESVDRAFENNLASTGLFAKEMKGIRIKKPVIIGEFGAFDHVEKTFEEAVDNMVTVRDLAQKERVNGMLFWTYDCLEQKRLWHATDNWDLFFEKMGTFE